Genomic window (Polaribacter batillariae):
TAATATTAAAAATCATACCAATGAGAAAGTAATGTAAAATCATCTACAGCAATTAAACCAATTGTATTTTGCGTTGCATTTAAATTTGCTCTTTTTTGAATGTAAAAACCACTATCTCTAGTTATATATTCTAAGAAAGGGAGTAAACCTCTTCTTGAAAAATGAGTATTACTAGGCAAAATTTCAGTAAATTTTGCTATTTTATTTCCTAAAGTATCTTCAGTAATTGTAAGTTTAACAGAAAACCTTTGGGTAAAAATTCTAGTCCCAGATAAATAACGTAGTTCAAGATAAGGTTCAGGTTGATCTAAATCATATAGGTAAAGTCTTTGTACAGAGCGTCCATTTAATGTTGCTGTAAAAAACGCCCTAAATTCATCCATAAATTTTGTAAAAGCTGGGCTATCATCACTTGTAGAGAATCTTGTCGAATATAGTCTTATGTTATTATTCCCTGATGGTTCGTTTCCAAAATCATAGGCAGGTAAAACAAAGTTTAAATCGCTTTCGTATCTTAAAGTTAGTTTTACTCCATTAGCTTCTGCTACAAATTCATCTTCTGTAGCATTATACGTAAATTCACTAATTTTTGCAGTTCCTACTTCTACTCTTGGACTAATTTTAAATCCATCTGGTGTTGGTGAAATTCCAAAGCTAATGTCTTTTTGGCTACATCTTTTGTAATTGCAGTTACAGTCGCAAATCTTCTATTTTTGTTGAAAGAAAAATCGTAAACTGTAATTTGCCCATTGTTTTCTATAGTAAGATTTCTAAATACCGATTTTAAAGGTTTATTAGGAATATTATCATTTAACATAGCCTTATTTTGGGTTGTCAAATTCGTCCAATCATCTGCAGTTGCTTTTGTAAAACGGATGATATTGTCTCTGTCTCTATTGGATTTAAAAAGAATATCTTCTCCTTCTTTTTTGAAATATAAGAACTCAAAACTCCCTCTATAACCTTGCCCTACTAAATCGCTATCGGGAGAATTAGCGCCATCTGATAATTCATGAATAACATTTTTTGTTGTGAAAGTTAATTTTACTGTAGAACCTAAAGTAATATCATACAAGCTAACTTTACTTGCGTCTGGAGTTCCAAAATCAGAATCCATTTTAACTTCAGAATTACTAATAAAATCAAATAAGAAGGTATAACCACCTAATTGTGTATTATCAGTAAAATAAGTCATTTTCCAACCATTTTCGGAACTCTGTAAAGACTCTTCTAGTTCTTTTATTGCTTTTTCTATTCTAACTGTTGGAGTGTCTTCGAAAAGAAGATCTGGATCACTATTGTCTTGACAGCTACTTAATATTAGAAGAAAAAGTGCTACCAATAATTGATAGGTGTTAATTTTATTTTTTTTCATTTTTCTTATTATTTAATTGCTTCTAAAATATTATCTGTAGCTAATTTTTGTAATTCATATAAATCTATATTAAAAGACTTCTTAAAATATTCCGCTACTATGGCTTCTTTTGCTTTAATTAATGCTATTGCATTGTCTGCTTCTGGAGTCGCAGTAATTTTTGCTGCTTGTGTTGCTGCGTCTTTTTCTGCTTGTGTTGCTCCTGAACCTAAATCGTCTAATGCTTTCTCTACAGCATTTTTTATTATTCCATTTTTTATATTATCTAATAATGCTTGATATTCAGTCGCGTTATTTGTTAACATTGTTTCAACCATTTCTGCAAAATCTTCATTTTCGTTTAGTCTTGCATAATCTGTTATAAATCCTTGTTTGTTGGCTATATCGAATCTTTCTTGCCTATTTGCTGGATTAAACCATTGCGCAGTGTAACCTCCTGGTGTAATTTGCTTAAAAGCTTCTTCGTCATAACGCACCTGTTGATTTAAAATATGGGTATATTCGTGTTGAATGGTTTTTATAAATTCTGTAACATCATCTTTTTTTTTCACATCTACTTCATCAACTTCAAAAAGTACGATGTTTTTTCCACCTTCAGCAAAACCTAAAGTTCTTGTTCCACTTGGATTTAAATTAAAACCACCTATTAGAACCATTTCTCTTGGCGCTATTCTTTTTATAAAATCTTCACCACCTAATTCTGAGTAAGTATCAATCCAAACTTTTTTAACAACTTTCATAATTGGAATGACATTCTCTAAAGTTGGTGGAAATAAATATCTATTTAAATCTACTCTTCCTTCATCCCATTGATAGGTAACATCAATATTATAATCGTTTGTAATGTTTTCTCTCAACCAAACATCAGTTGCGTTTAATTCTGGTGTTTCTGTATTTAAATTGCTTTCGGTTAATTTTTCTTCGTTTGAACTACAAGCAGAAATAATTCCGAAA
Coding sequences:
- a CDS encoding DUF4302 domain-containing protein, which translates into the protein MKKNKINTYQLLVALFLLILSSCQDNSDPDLLFEDTPTVRIEKAIKELEESLQSSENGWKMTYFTDNTQLGGYTFLFDFISNSEVKMDSDFGTPDASKVSLYDITLGSTVKLTFTTKNVIHELSDGANSPDSDLVGQGYRGSFEFLYFKKEGEDILFKSNRDRDNIIRFTKATADDWTNLTTQNKAMLNDNIPNKPLKSVFRNLTIENNGQITVYDFSFNKNRRFATVTAITKDVAKKTLALEFHQHQMDLKLVQE
- a CDS encoding substrate import-associated zinc metallohydrolase lipoprotein, which gives rise to MKKTYMYIAVIIFGIISACSSNEEKLTESNLNTETPELNATDVWLRENITNDYNIDVTYQWDEGRVDLNRYLFPPTLENVIPIMKVVKKVWIDTYSELGGEDFIKRIAPREMVLIGGFNLNPSGTRTLGFAEGGKNIVLFEVDEVDVKKKDDVTEFIKTIQHEYTHILNQQVRYDEEAFKQITPGGYTAQWFNPANRQERFDIANKQGFITDYARLNENEDFAEMVETMLTNNATEYQALLDNIKNGIIKNAVEKALDDLGSGATQAEKDAATQAAKITATPEADNAIALIKAKEAIVAEYFKKSFNIDLYELQKLATDNILEAIK